The genome window GCTTGTCGCCGGCCCCGATCGCCAGCCGCTCGCGGTTCGCCGCCCGCGTATAGAGCGACGCCATGCGCCCGCCGCGCCAGCCGAACATCGCCTCGAGTTCCGCTTCCGTGGCGCCGTTCTCTGCGGCGCGCGTCGCCGCGTTCTTGCGCAGCCCGTGCGCCGACTTGTCGACGCCAGCGGCGCGGCAGGCGTCGCGAAACATATTGCCGAGCGACTCCTTACGCAGCGGCCGGCCGGCCTCGCTCGCGATGAATGTCAACTCTCCGACGGGCCCGACATCGATCGCCGCCGCCAATCCCCGCGCGATGCGAATCGCCACCCACTCCCCGGTTTTTTCGGTCTGAATGCGGATGACGCCGTCGCGGACGTGCGGGCGGCCGACCCGCGCCGCGTCACCGCGGCGCAGCCCGGTGTAGAGCAGCACGGCGTAAATCAACCGCTCGCGCGTCCCGAGCGGCCAGCGCGCCTCGAATGCGGCCAAGTCAGCCGCCGTCCATGGCAGGTGCCCGTCGGTCTTGCGGCGCGGGGTCTTAACGCCCGCCGTCGGGTCCGCCGCGACGAGCTCAGCGTCGAGCGCCCAAAGGAAGATCCCGCGCATCGTCTCGATGAAGTGCCGCGCCGCCGCCGGCGCCGCTGCGCGATCCTCGCGCCCACCGACGATGTCGGCGCGGGAGATCTGGCGCAAAGGAGCGCTGCCGCAACGCGCCAGCACATGCTTGAGGATATTCTCGCGCTGGCGCCGCGTCGCCGCTGATAGCTCCGACCAGGCTGTAGAGCGTCGATAGAGCTCGACAGCCCATGCGAGCGAACCAGCCTGCGCCTTCCCCTGCCCCACCGACGCGAGCCGTTTCAGTGCCGCCTCATATTCCGCCCGAAATTCAGGCGTCCCGTAATCGGCGCGCAGGCGCACGCGGGTGCGCCCGGCGTCCTGGAGACGGACATACCAGACGGTCTTTTTGTGGCGCGTCGTCGCGCATTGGAGATACGGCCAGCGCTGTCGTGGCATTTCGGCCATCAAAGCACGAACCTTCGCCGCTCGCCAAACGCCGGGCCGGCCTCGCCGGTCGGCCAGTCATCGCCGCCTGCGGCTTTTGGCTGCGGTTCGAGGATGATCACGCCATCCACCTCGACGCGCACGCGCCAGGCCTCGCCGCTGCGCGAGCGCTGCGCCGACGCGGCGCGTAGGGCGCGCTCGATGTCGCATTGCGTGACGCGTGCGGCGCGACGGCTCATGGTTTTGCGCTATGCTCTGTCAATGGCAGCGGGCAACCAGCCCCGATCCATTCATTGAGTCTGCCAGTATTTCTAAACCACTCGCCTTTCAGCCTATATCGTGCGAATTTGCGATGCAGCGCTCTTTCGAGCGCAATATCTCCTGGCAAATATTTGTAGACCTTGATCTCTTTTGGCGCTGAGGTCTGAAGGGATAGGATCCGCGCGCCTCTTGATGCCGCCGAGAACCCGATCTTGACGTAATGATCATAGCCAGCGACATAGACGCGGCCGGTTGGCGCGGAACTAAATTCATCAATCTCTTCAAGTTTCTCCGCAAGACGAGCGAGCGAAGCCTTGTAGCGCTTGAGTCTCTGTGGATCGAACGTCCATATCGCCCCAATCTTAGCCGCTCCAGGCAAATCGCCTCGCGCGGCAAGCGCATGGACGCCGCGGCGCGAGACGCCCAGCATAGCGGCCGCCTCTTCGGCGCGGATGCGCTGCGGGGCAGGGCGGCTAGCGCGCTGGGTCATGCGGCCGCCTCGCGCTTCAAACGGGCGTGACGCAGGTATTCCTCAGGCGCCTCAAGACCCGCATCATTAATCTCGTATTCGTCGTAAGGCGCTCCAGATGGAAATGCGCCGATCTTGCCGTTAGCCGACACCCAGCCGCGCGCGATAATTGCGCGATCGGTTGGTGTGACATAGTTCTCTCTTCGCGACGCGTGGATCACGCCTCCATATTGTCCGCAGAACAGGCCGGCGAGCCTCTTCGCTTGAGATGACGTGGCGCGCTTGGTCATGGCGCGACCTCTTCGCAGATTGGAAGATTGGCGAGTTCGAGCAGAACGTCGGCGTGGCAAGGCTCGCCCATAGCGCACCAGCATGCGAGGTTCTTGCCGCGGAGCGAGACAATCGCGTCTATTGAAGCGTCATTAGTCGCCGCTCGCTTAACGAGCGCGCGCCTGAACAGCGCAACCGCCTCTTCCGCGGTCTCGACACGCTTAGGTGTGAATTCAGTAAATGGCCATGCCGGTTTTTCGCCAATGACGAACGGATTGCCGAACGGACCCGGCCGCGCACAATTCACCGCTGGCAGTCCATTAACCGAACGCGCGCACTCTTGCAGGTTGAAGCCTTTGGCGCGCGAG of Methylocystis sp. SC2 contains these proteins:
- a CDS encoding DUF4326 domain-containing protein translates to MNDAPRPVRLRLSRAKGFNLQECARSVNGLPAVNCARPGPFGNPFVIGEKPAWPFTEFTPKRVETAEEAVALFRRALVKRAATNDASIDAIVSLRGKNLACWCAMGEPCHADVLLELANLPICEEVAP
- a CDS encoding tyrosine-type recombinase/integrase; this encodes MAEMPRQRWPYLQCATTRHKKTVWYVRLQDAGRTRVRLRADYGTPEFRAEYEAALKRLASVGQGKAQAGSLAWAVELYRRSTAWSELSAATRRQRENILKHVLARCGSAPLRQISRADIVGGREDRAAAPAAARHFIETMRGIFLWALDAELVAADPTAGVKTPRRKTDGHLPWTAADLAAFEARWPLGTRERLIYAVLLYTGLRRGDAARVGRPHVRDGVIRIQTEKTGEWVAIRIARGLAAAIDVGPVGELTFIASEAGRPLRKESLGNMFRDACRAAGVDKSAHGLRKNAATRAAENGATEAELEAMFGWRGGRMASLYTRAANRERLAIGAGDKLETRTAMGAPSGEVGRTLKKSE
- a CDS encoding GIY-YIG nuclease family protein; translated protein: MTQRASRPAPQRIRAEEAAAMLGVSRRGVHALAARGDLPGAAKIGAIWTFDPQRLKRYKASLARLAEKLEEIDEFSSAPTGRVYVAGYDHYVKIGFSAASRGARILSLQTSAPKEIKVYKYLPGDIALERALHRKFARYRLKGEWFRNTGRLNEWIGAGCPLPLTEHSAKP